CGAGAATGCCTATGCCGATGACGATGTAGGAGATCGATCCGCCGAGTGCGGCGAGCCAGATGCCGCCGCCCGCGAGGGCCAAACCGATCAAGGCGTAGACGATACCCGTGACAAAGACGGCGCTGGATCGCTGCATGGCTGCACCAGTGCGGAAGAGGCACCGGGCTTGTCCCGCGCAAGCGCAACAGACCGCGTCCGCTTTCAAGAACTGTGGTTCAATCAACCGTAACTTGCAACTGGGAACTGCGACGTTGGTGCAACACAGGCGTGCAAAGTTGCGCTGCTTGCCGAAGCAAGATCATTCAAACTGCGCGCACCTTGTTCAAGAAGCAGCTGCGCCGGGGCCTTGGCGCTGACGCAAAGGTGACGGGCTTCAGCGCATTTTGCATCGATGCGCTCTTCCAGTTCTGCGCTGGCGCTGCTCTATAGTCCCAGGCAGATTTGCCGGCTCGCAGGAGAAGCAAAGATGACACTGAATCCTACGGCCAAGAATTATCGTGTCGCGGTCGCCGCCTATGAGGCTGGCCGGCCCAGCTATCCGGCGGAGATCATCGCCGCGCTGCCGCTCAAGACCGCACGCTGCGTCGTCGATCTTGGCGCCGGAACCGGCAAGTTCACCCGCCTGCTGCTGCCGCATCTGTCCGAGACGGCGCGCCTGGTCGCGATCGAGCCGGTCGCCGAGATGTCGGCAAAACTCGCGAACGAAGCCGGGATCGAGGTCATCAACACCCGCGCCGACGCGACCGGCCTCGAGACCGGCAGCGTCGATCTCGTGACCTGCGCGCAGGCGTTCCACTGGTTCGACAACGAGCCGTCGGTCGCCGAGATCGCGCGCCTGCTGCATCCCGGCGGTACGCTGGCGCTGGCCTGGAACAACAGGGACGACCGCGCGCCGTGGGTCGATGCGTTGTCGGCGATGATTGAGAAATACGCGGGAGACACACCCCGGCAACGCTCCGGGCACTGGCGCTGGATCTTGAACGACCCTCGCTTCGTGCTCGAGAAGGAAATCGTGCGGGAGCATCCGCATCGGATGCCAAGGCAAGGCGTCTATGAACGCGTGGTGTCGACGAGCTATGTCGCCAATCTTCCCGATGCGGCGAAGGCGGATATTCGCGACAAGACCGACGCCATCCTTCGTGACGCCGGTCTCGGTGATGCCGACGAGGTGGTGTTTCCTTATGTCACGCAGCTCTTTCTGCTGAAGCGGACGTAGATTTCGTTACTACGCGGCGCGTCCGTGCTCGACGGCCTGCTTCAGGCGCGGCAGCGCCATGCGCCAGTAGAACGCGACATGTTTCGCGCCTGAGTCAGACCCGATTTCCCACCCTTGCCCG
This Bradyrhizobium sp. CCBAU 53421 DNA region includes the following protein-coding sequences:
- a CDS encoding class I SAM-dependent methyltransferase encodes the protein MTLNPTAKNYRVAVAAYEAGRPSYPAEIIAALPLKTARCVVDLGAGTGKFTRLLLPHLSETARLVAIEPVAEMSAKLANEAGIEVINTRADATGLETGSVDLVTCAQAFHWFDNEPSVAEIARLLHPGGTLALAWNNRDDRAPWVDALSAMIEKYAGDTPRQRSGHWRWILNDPRFVLEKEIVREHPHRMPRQGVYERVVSTSYVANLPDAAKADIRDKTDAILRDAGLGDADEVVFPYVTQLFLLKRT